One genomic window of Nocardioides daphniae includes the following:
- a CDS encoding NUDIX hydrolase, producing MNAPGSLPRYQRVAAYAVIRRTLADGTDEILLSRVAERISAQEMWTLPGGGVDHGEDPRDAVVREVYEEAGLAAAVGETAHVYSAYMPGVRRDGRMVDAHALRIVYEGWVAKDAPAPQVMEVDGSTVESAWKPIADVVTGKVPVFAMVADALGDLQPTRLQRLAAYGVVTRQGADGEEWLMTRISSAGFHSGAWTLPGGGVEHGEPPADALAREVLEECGVGCEVGELLGVHDEHFTGTSPEGRLEDYHGVHLVFKAALAEGAEPYVAELGGTTDAVEFVPLSRLRSGEVELHDVARYAVEHWSAR from the coding sequence ATGAACGCGCCCGGATCCCTGCCCCGCTACCAGCGCGTCGCTGCGTACGCGGTGATCCGACGGACGCTCGCCGACGGCACCGACGAGATCCTGCTCTCGCGCGTCGCCGAGCGGATCTCCGCGCAGGAGATGTGGACGCTGCCCGGCGGTGGCGTCGACCACGGCGAGGACCCCCGCGACGCGGTCGTGCGCGAGGTCTACGAGGAGGCCGGGCTGGCTGCCGCGGTCGGCGAGACCGCCCACGTCTACTCGGCCTACATGCCCGGCGTACGACGTGACGGGCGGATGGTCGACGCGCACGCGCTGCGCATCGTCTACGAGGGGTGGGTCGCCAAGGACGCCCCGGCGCCGCAGGTCATGGAGGTCGACGGCTCCACCGTCGAGTCGGCCTGGAAGCCGATCGCGGACGTCGTCACCGGAAAGGTGCCGGTCTTCGCGATGGTCGCCGACGCGCTCGGCGACCTGCAGCCGACGCGGCTGCAGCGGCTGGCTGCGTACGGCGTCGTCACCCGACAGGGCGCCGACGGCGAGGAGTGGCTGATGACCCGGATCTCGTCGGCCGGCTTCCACTCCGGTGCCTGGACGCTGCCCGGCGGGGGAGTCGAGCACGGCGAGCCGCCGGCCGACGCGCTGGCGCGCGAGGTGCTCGAGGAGTGCGGCGTCGGTTGCGAGGTCGGCGAGCTGCTCGGGGTGCACGACGAGCACTTCACGGGCACCTCGCCCGAGGGGCGGCTCGAGGACTACCACGGCGTGCACCTGGTCTTCAAAGCTGCGCTCGCCGAGGGGGCGGAGCCCTACGTCGCCGAGCTCGGCGGCACCACCGACGCGGTCGAGTTCGTGCCGCTGTCGCGCCTGCGCTCCGGCGAGGTGGAGCTGCACGACGTGGCGCGGTACGCCGTGGAGCACTGGAGCGCGCGGTGA
- a CDS encoding FAD-binding and (Fe-S)-binding domain-containing protein gives MSAQDLVAALAAVGVHDVGASDLDRALYAADASLYRVLPRVVVRPWHTDELSAVLAVARETGTPLTMRGAGTSIAGNAVGPGIVVDTSRHLTRIREFDLESGTAVVEPGVVHAALQHRAVAAGWRFGPDPSTHTRCTVGGMVGNNACGSRALGYGRTSDNVEALDVLWGTGERQRLAPGVSDGVAGRVAAVAAADLGHVRTRFGQFSRQVSGYALEHLLPERLRPERFVVGSEGTLALVEAATVRLVRDAPVRQLVVLGYASMVEAADAVPGLLAVDGLVACEGLDERIVRLVTSPPALPRGAGWLFAEVTGEDAGVAGERARAVLAAAGALEASVVTDPTQQALLWRIREDGAGLAARSLTRPAHAGWEDAAVPPERLGAWLREFDALLRAHDLDGVPYGHFGDGCVHVRIDFDFTDGGGRFEAFLRECAVALAAHGGSLSGEHGDGRARSELLPLMYDARSLELFTAVKAAADPDGLLNPGVLVDPAPLVADLRPARAVRAVPGLRLVDDLAGEAHRCTGVGKCVSAHSPGVMCPSWQATRNEKDSTRGRARVLQEALDARGSIDLAGPEVAEALDLCLSCKACATDCPTGVDMATLKSEVLQQRFAGPLGRLRRPRTHHTLGRLPALLNSPVRGLMPLAAGDSLLARAAKRVAGVDGRRSLPMPSGERLRGSGVAPTDAARVAPDVWIWADTFTDHFAADAARAAARVLDGAGMRAEVIGARGCCGLTYVSTGQLDAAGRSVDSLVAALEPYVATGAPVLGLEPSCLATLRSDAVRLATDPAAARRVADATVTLAELLERAEVRLPDLTGRTVVVQPHCHQYAVGGFAPDEALLRRTGATVVKVSGCCGLAGNFGVEKGHHEVSVAVAETHLLPALRAHPDAVVLADGMSCRTQVTDLAGREVLTLAELLAGA, from the coding sequence GTGAGCGCGCAGGACCTGGTCGCGGCCCTGGCTGCGGTCGGCGTGCACGACGTCGGGGCCAGCGACCTCGACCGGGCGCTGTACGCGGCCGACGCGTCGCTCTACCGGGTGCTGCCGAGGGTGGTGGTGCGGCCTTGGCACACCGACGAGCTCTCCGCCGTGCTGGCCGTCGCGCGGGAGACCGGCACTCCGCTCACCATGCGCGGAGCCGGCACCTCGATCGCCGGCAACGCCGTCGGGCCGGGGATCGTCGTCGACACCTCGCGCCACCTGACCCGGATCCGTGAGTTCGACCTCGAGTCCGGGACCGCCGTCGTCGAGCCCGGCGTGGTGCACGCGGCGCTCCAGCACCGTGCGGTCGCGGCGGGGTGGCGCTTCGGCCCCGACCCCTCGACGCACACCCGCTGCACGGTCGGCGGGATGGTCGGCAACAACGCGTGCGGGTCGCGGGCGCTGGGCTACGGGCGTACGAGTGACAACGTCGAGGCGCTCGACGTGCTGTGGGGCACCGGCGAGCGGCAGCGGCTGGCGCCCGGCGTCAGCGACGGCGTCGCCGGCCGGGTCGCCGCGGTCGCCGCCGCCGACCTGGGGCACGTGCGGACCCGGTTCGGGCAGTTCTCCCGGCAGGTCAGCGGCTATGCGCTCGAGCACCTGCTGCCCGAGCGGCTGCGGCCGGAGCGCTTCGTCGTGGGCAGCGAGGGGACGTTGGCGCTGGTCGAGGCGGCGACCGTGCGGCTGGTGCGGGACGCGCCGGTGCGCCAGCTGGTGGTGCTCGGCTACGCGTCGATGGTCGAGGCGGCGGACGCCGTGCCGGGGTTGCTGGCGGTCGACGGGCTGGTCGCCTGCGAGGGGTTGGACGAGCGGATCGTGCGGCTGGTGACCTCGCCGCCAGCGCTGCCGCGGGGCGCCGGATGGCTCTTCGCGGAGGTGACCGGCGAGGACGCCGGGGTCGCTGGGGAGCGGGCACGCGCTGTGCTCGCAGCGGCCGGTGCGCTGGAGGCGTCGGTCGTCACGGACCCGACCCAGCAGGCGTTGCTCTGGCGGATTCGTGAGGACGGCGCCGGGCTGGCGGCCCGGTCGTTGACGCGGCCGGCCCACGCCGGCTGGGAGGACGCGGCGGTGCCGCCCGAGCGGCTGGGGGCCTGGCTGCGGGAGTTCGACGCGCTGCTGCGCGCCCACGACCTCGACGGCGTGCCCTACGGCCACTTCGGCGACGGCTGCGTGCACGTGCGGATCGACTTCGACTTCACCGACGGGGGTGGGCGGTTCGAGGCGTTCCTGCGGGAGTGCGCGGTGGCGCTCGCCGCGCACGGCGGCTCGCTGTCGGGGGAGCACGGCGACGGGCGGGCGCGCTCCGAGCTGCTGCCGCTGATGTACGACGCCCGCTCGCTCGAGCTCTTCACCGCGGTGAAGGCGGCCGCGGATCCCGACGGCCTGCTCAACCCCGGAGTGCTGGTCGACCCCGCGCCGCTGGTGGCCGACCTGCGCCCCGCGCGGGCCGTGCGTGCGGTGCCGGGGCTGCGGCTCGTGGACGACCTGGCCGGCGAGGCGCACCGCTGCACCGGCGTCGGCAAGTGCGTCTCTGCCCACTCACCCGGTGTCATGTGCCCGTCGTGGCAGGCGACGCGCAACGAGAAGGACTCCACCCGCGGGCGGGCGCGCGTGCTTCAGGAGGCGCTGGACGCCCGCGGCAGCATCGACCTGGCCGGGCCGGAGGTCGCCGAGGCGCTGGACCTCTGCCTGTCGTGCAAGGCGTGCGCCACCGACTGTCCGACCGGCGTCGACATGGCGACGCTCAAGTCGGAGGTGCTGCAGCAGCGCTTCGCGGGGCCGCTGGGGAGGTTGCGCCGGCCGCGGACGCACCACACGCTCGGCCGACTGCCGGCCCTTCTCAACTCACCGGTGCGAGGGCTGATGCCGCTGGCGGCCGGAGACTCGCTGCTGGCGCGCGCTGCCAAGCGGGTGGCCGGGGTGGACGGCCGACGCTCGCTGCCGATGCCGTCGGGCGAACGCCTGCGGGGGAGCGGAGTCGCACCCACCGACGCAGCGCGCGTCGCGCCAGACGTCTGGATCTGGGCCGACACCTTCACCGACCACTTCGCGGCCGACGCTGCCCGAGCAGCCGCCCGGGTGCTGGACGGCGCGGGGATGCGAGCGGAGGTCATCGGGGCGCGCGGGTGCTGCGGGTTGACGTACGTCTCCACCGGCCAGCTCGACGCTGCCGGCCGCAGTGTCGACTCCCTCGTCGCGGCGCTCGAGCCGTACGTCGCCACCGGTGCGCCCGTCCTCGGGTTGGAGCCGTCGTGCCTGGCGACGCTGCGCAGCGACGCCGTACGCCTGGCTACGGACCCCGCGGCTGCGCGGCGGGTGGCCGACGCGACGGTGACCCTGGCCGAGCTGCTGGAGCGTGCTGAGGTGCGGCTGCCGGACCTGACCGGGAGGACGGTCGTGGTGCAGCCGCACTGCCACCAGTACGCCGTCGGCGGCTTCGCTCCGGACGAGGCGCTGCTGCGGCGGACAGGCGCGACGGTCGTGAAGGTGTCCGGGTGCTGCGGCCTGGCCGGCAACTTCGGCGTGGAGAAGGGCCACCACGAGGTGTCGGTGGCGGTCGCCGAGACCCACCTGCTGCCTGCGTTGCGTGCGCATCCCGACGCTGTGGTGCTGGCCGACGGGATGTCGTGCCGGACCCAGGTCACCGACCTGGCCGGGCGTGAGGTGCTGACGTTGGCGGAGCTGCTGGCGGGAGCCTGA
- a CDS encoding lysophospholipid acyltransferase family protein, with protein sequence MARRDLTYRTALTLGRAALRALDARVEVVGVDNIPTTGPVIIASTHVSYGDMLPIALAARGRGRLPRFMSRYDVWHARGIARPMTAMGHIPVDRAAPAAAYLQARRLLRAGETVATFPEAGISYSYTVRPLMRGTAALARETGAVVVPTALWGVQRIYSVGRPEGGVLGGKEPPPDLTRGRRIDLHFGQPLTVGPGEDLTEWTTKLGVRLTDMLEGLQTLEHHRPSPGEHAPWYPQHLGGHAPCRSEAEAWDNTPRHAVPATWGPPWLGWPRDGGASDGATDGLSPGGA encoded by the coding sequence GTGGCACGCAGGGACCTGACCTACCGCACGGCGTTGACGCTGGGGCGGGCGGCGCTGCGCGCCCTGGACGCCCGCGTCGAGGTCGTCGGCGTCGACAACATCCCGACCACCGGTCCGGTCATCATCGCCTCCACCCACGTCTCCTACGGCGACATGCTGCCGATCGCGCTGGCGGCCCGCGGGCGGGGGCGTCTGCCCCGTTTCATGTCGCGGTACGACGTGTGGCACGCCCGCGGTATCGCGCGGCCGATGACCGCCATGGGCCACATCCCCGTCGACCGGGCCGCGCCGGCCGCTGCGTACCTTCAGGCGCGACGCCTCTTGCGTGCCGGCGAGACGGTCGCGACCTTCCCCGAGGCCGGGATCTCGTACTCGTACACGGTGCGCCCGTTGATGCGCGGCACGGCGGCGCTGGCCCGGGAGACCGGCGCGGTCGTCGTCCCGACCGCGCTGTGGGGCGTGCAGCGCATCTACAGCGTGGGTCGGCCCGAGGGCGGCGTGCTGGGCGGCAAGGAGCCGCCGCCGGACCTCACCCGTGGGCGGCGCATCGACCTGCACTTCGGGCAGCCGCTGACGGTGGGGCCGGGGGAGGACCTCACCGAGTGGACCACCAAGCTCGGCGTGCGGCTCACCGACATGCTCGAGGGGCTGCAGACGCTGGAGCACCACCGGCCCTCGCCGGGGGAGCACGCGCCCTGGTATCCGCAGCACCTGGGCGGGCACGCGCCCTGCCGCTCGGAGGCGGAGGCGTGGGACAACACGCCCCGCCATGCCGTGCCGGCGACCTGGGGGCCGCCGTGGCTCGGGTGGCCGCGTGACGGGGGCGCCAGCGATGGCGCCACCGACGGTCTCAGCCCCGGCGGCGCCTGA
- a CDS encoding DUF1648 domain-containing protein: MTPRQLNLLSLAVLLVVLALSWAAMPSGRIAVHFGAGGEPDSWGTRTELVGVVGSIVVAAWLFVAWLSHASDRLHWSMVNIPRKEFWSRPENEAVARERLAVDMALVNGWMIALVVAICPAMVLATRRGEMSGALGWYVVGVIALLCVVLTVVILRRNRFYRDVPEA; the protein is encoded by the coding sequence GTGACGCCGCGGCAGCTGAACCTGCTCTCCCTGGCGGTGCTGCTCGTCGTGCTGGCGCTCAGCTGGGCGGCGATGCCCTCGGGTCGGATCGCCGTGCACTTCGGTGCCGGCGGCGAGCCCGACAGCTGGGGCACCCGCACCGAGCTGGTCGGCGTGGTTGGGTCGATCGTCGTCGCTGCCTGGCTCTTCGTCGCGTGGCTGTCGCACGCGTCGGACCGGTTGCACTGGTCGATGGTCAACATCCCGCGCAAGGAGTTCTGGTCGCGCCCCGAGAACGAGGCGGTCGCGAGGGAGCGGCTTGCGGTCGACATGGCGCTGGTCAACGGCTGGATGATCGCGCTGGTCGTCGCCATCTGCCCGGCGATGGTGCTGGCGACGCGGCGGGGCGAGATGTCCGGAGCGCTGGGGTGGTACGTCGTCGGGGTCATTGCGCTGCTCTGCGTCGTCCTGACCGTCGTGATCCTGCGTCGCAACCGCTTCTACCGCGACGTGCCCGAGGCCTGA
- a CDS encoding acyltransferase family protein, with protein MRVNVSDDVSSLESLKPWWIDPSWPFWYLLAMVVWRLATPVVRRSWLWLPGAVALSLVVGRWDLPWLDLNRVIGFLPFYVLGVHLPGWLTVLLKRRVSVPFALVAMAGLWWFSAHTDTWFPTEWLYYRTPYGHLDASTEQGMAIRALLLGLGLVGALSVLALLPRRKHAITAMGAWTMVVYLLHGFVMQGVIALDLVDLLPDHAWTQVLAVVAFAVALAFFLGWPPVARRLSWIVDPVDAVRSLRRRRG; from the coding sequence GTGCGGGTCAACGTCTCCGACGACGTCTCGAGCCTGGAGTCGCTGAAGCCGTGGTGGATCGACCCGTCGTGGCCGTTCTGGTACCTGCTCGCCATGGTCGTCTGGAGGCTGGCCACGCCCGTCGTGCGGCGCAGCTGGCTCTGGCTGCCCGGCGCGGTCGCGCTCAGCCTGGTGGTCGGTCGCTGGGACCTCCCGTGGCTCGACCTCAACCGGGTGATCGGGTTCCTGCCGTTCTACGTGCTCGGCGTGCACCTGCCCGGCTGGCTGACGGTGCTGCTGAAACGCCGGGTCTCGGTGCCGTTCGCACTCGTCGCGATGGCCGGCCTGTGGTGGTTCTCCGCCCACACCGACACCTGGTTCCCGACCGAGTGGCTCTACTACCGCACGCCCTACGGCCACCTCGACGCCTCGACCGAGCAGGGCATGGCGATCCGCGCGCTGCTGCTGGGGCTGGGTCTGGTCGGGGCCCTGTCCGTGCTGGCGCTGCTGCCCCGCAGGAAGCACGCGATCACCGCGATGGGCGCCTGGACGATGGTGGTCTACCTGCTGCACGGCTTCGTGATGCAGGGCGTGATCGCCCTCGACCTGGTCGACCTGCTGCCCGACCACGCCTGGACGCAGGTGCTGGCGGTCGTCGCCTTCGCGGTGGCGCTCGCGTTCTTCCTCGGCTGGCCGCCGGTGGCGAGGCGGCTGTCGTGGATCGTCGACCCGGTCGACGCCGTACGCAGCCTCAGGCGCCGCCGGGGCTGA
- a CDS encoding geranylgeranyl reductase family protein: MPASPPVQPVPAPTVPAPTVPAQTDVLVVGAGPAGSGAAAWAARHGMETLLVDAAVFPRDKTCGDGLTPRAIHELQALGLTDWVRGHTVNHGLRAHGFGQTLELNWPDVKGSDLPTWGSAVARTEFDDHLRRTAVASGATCVDGARAVDVVMEGDRVSAVVLETTGPDGRQRVEVRCRWLVVADGVRSPLGKRLGREWHRDTVYGVAGRSYVKSERSDDPWISSHLELRDEGGKALAGYGWIFPLGTGEVNLGAGALATAKRPADIAVKPLMRHYADQLRDEFELHGDLRAEASALLPMGGAVSNVAGRNWALVGDAAGCVNPLNGEGIDYGLETGRVLAELLAVHGEDDGYSLAEAWPALLRESYGESFSIARRLAGIATVPKVITALGPIGMRSDLLMTLALRWMGNLVTEEDRDRAARVWRWAGRQSIARDARPPFS, translated from the coding sequence GTGCCCGCCTCCCCGCCCGTCCAGCCAGTGCCCGCCCCGACCGTGCCCGCCCCGACCGTGCCCGCCCAGACCGACGTCCTCGTCGTCGGCGCCGGTCCCGCCGGATCCGGTGCTGCCGCGTGGGCGGCCCGCCACGGCATGGAGACCCTGCTCGTCGACGCGGCCGTCTTCCCGCGCGACAAGACCTGTGGCGACGGCCTCACGCCGCGCGCCATCCACGAGCTGCAGGCGCTGGGGCTCACCGACTGGGTGAGGGGCCACACCGTCAACCACGGCCTGCGCGCCCACGGCTTCGGCCAGACCCTCGAGCTGAACTGGCCCGACGTCAAGGGCTCCGACCTGCCGACCTGGGGCTCCGCGGTCGCCCGCACCGAGTTCGACGACCACCTCCGGCGTACGGCCGTGGCTTCCGGCGCGACCTGCGTCGACGGGGCACGCGCGGTCGACGTCGTGATGGAGGGCGACCGGGTCTCCGCGGTCGTCCTCGAGACCACCGGCCCCGACGGCAGGCAGCGGGTCGAGGTCCGCTGCCGCTGGCTGGTCGTCGCCGACGGCGTACGCTCCCCGCTCGGCAAGCGCCTCGGGCGCGAGTGGCACCGCGACACGGTCTACGGGGTCGCGGGCCGGTCGTACGTGAAGTCCGAGCGCAGCGACGACCCGTGGATCTCCTCGCACCTCGAGCTGCGTGACGAGGGCGGCAAGGCGCTGGCCGGCTACGGCTGGATCTTCCCGCTCGGCACCGGCGAGGTGAACCTCGGCGCCGGCGCGCTGGCCACCGCCAAGCGCCCCGCCGACATCGCGGTCAAGCCGCTGATGCGCCACTACGCCGACCAGCTGCGCGACGAGTTCGAGCTGCACGGCGACCTGCGCGCCGAGGCCTCCGCGCTGCTGCCGATGGGCGGCGCGGTGAGCAACGTGGCCGGTCGCAACTGGGCGCTGGTCGGCGACGCCGCCGGCTGCGTCAACCCGCTCAACGGTGAGGGCATCGACTACGGCCTGGAGACCGGCCGCGTGCTGGCCGAGCTGCTCGCCGTCCACGGCGAGGACGACGGCTACTCGCTGGCCGAGGCCTGGCCCGCGCTGCTGCGCGAGAGCTACGGCGAGTCGTTCTCGATCGCGCGCCGCCTCGCGGGGATCGCGACCGTGCCGAAGGTGATCACGGCGTTGGGCCCGATCGGCATGCGCTCGGACCTGCTGATGACGCTGGCGCTGCGCTGGATGGGCAACCTCGTCACCGAGGAGGACCGCGACCGGGCGGCCCGCGTGTGGCGCTGGGCCGGTCGCCAGTCGATCGCCCGCGACGCCAGGCCGCCGTTCTCCTGA